A genomic window from Cupriavidus metallidurans CH34 includes:
- a CDS encoding restriction endonuclease → MTKIIPFDALATADLVVDAVYQSRADGQIAGEPIAKLLPGSGNMGGFRVTGRGEQKSWVVLFTTGEDKDWPDTLDLSTGKFVYFGDNKTPGHELHETRGGNKVLRYSFERLHAAVNPRADVAPFLVFKKYPLAHGARSVQFKGLAVPGFPSLSSTEDLVAVWKSSEGQRFQNYRAVFTILNAPVLSRAWINDLKAGDLNSSNAPRAWRQWRESGKYSPLAAAPTTNIRSANAQSPDTALKRELLECIWQHYKGAPIAFEAFAARVFQMTDERVVIDEITRGVVDGGRDAIGRYRLGSMADPVYAEFSLEAKCYRPPLNGDTPITVSVSDVARLISRIRHRQFGVLVTTSVIASQAYKEVREDRHPIVFISGGDMVNILIDKGYNTRGRVQELLSSDFALVAAASSEPVDKPR, encoded by the coding sequence ATGACCAAGATTATTCCTTTTGATGCCCTCGCGACGGCCGATCTCGTTGTCGATGCGGTTTATCAGAGTCGGGCAGATGGTCAGATTGCCGGTGAGCCAATTGCAAAGCTCTTACCGGGTTCCGGCAACATGGGGGGATTCCGTGTCACCGGGAGAGGTGAGCAAAAAAGCTGGGTCGTGCTGTTCACGACTGGCGAGGATAAAGATTGGCCTGACACGCTGGATTTAAGTACTGGTAAGTTTGTCTACTTCGGTGATAACAAGACCCCGGGTCATGAATTGCATGAAACGCGTGGTGGCAACAAGGTTCTTCGATATTCGTTCGAGCGACTCCACGCTGCAGTGAATCCGCGAGCGGACGTGGCTCCGTTTTTGGTGTTCAAGAAGTACCCACTCGCACACGGTGCGAGGTCTGTTCAGTTCAAGGGCCTTGCGGTACCGGGCTTCCCAAGCTTGTCGTCGACGGAGGACCTGGTTGCTGTCTGGAAGTCCTCTGAGGGCCAGCGATTCCAAAATTATCGCGCTGTCTTTACGATCCTAAACGCGCCTGTGTTGAGCCGTGCTTGGATCAACGATCTCAAGGCAGGAGATTTAAACTCTTCCAATGCACCAAGAGCGTGGCGTCAGTGGCGCGAGTCCGGAAAATATTCGCCGCTTGCTGCGGCGCCGACCACGAACATTCGATCTGCGAACGCGCAAAGTCCAGATACGGCTCTGAAACGTGAGCTGCTCGAATGTATTTGGCAGCACTACAAAGGCGCACCGATTGCTTTTGAAGCGTTTGCCGCCCGCGTCTTTCAAATGACCGATGAGCGCGTCGTCATCGACGAAATCACGAGAGGGGTTGTCGATGGTGGTCGAGACGCAATTGGGAGATATCGGCTTGGGTCTATGGCCGATCCGGTCTATGCAGAATTCTCGCTGGAAGCAAAATGCTATCGTCCGCCACTAAACGGTGACACGCCGATTACGGTCAGCGTTAGTGATGTTGCGCGTTTAATCTCGCGTATTCGCCATCGGCAGTTTGGCGTTCTTGTCACAACCTCAGTGATTGCCTCCCAGGCTTACAAGGAGGTGCGCGAAGATCGCCACCCGATTGTCTTTATTTCGGGTGGCGATATGGTCAATATCCTCATCGACAAGGGCTACAACACCAGAGGAAGGGTGCAAGAGTTACTTTCCTCGGACTTTGCGCTTGTTGCGGCTGCTAGCAGCGAGCCGGTTGATAAGCCGCGCTAG
- a CDS encoding amidohydrolase, with protein sequence MCFYCSPGGAAVLLARASRRDFLTGALALGAMSTFGFPSAYAENPPATSPSTSPYAQFIFTNGPIYTMASGSPTAKALAVRDGRIVAVGSMDAVAQFRGPDTQTIDLGGRTLLPGFVEPHMHSALAVLDAWLDVGPFTTTSIDQALEKIRAEAAKSKPGEWVRAQALDPSLMPGAPVTRQRLDAVAPNNPVFILESNGHIAYVNSAALKLANVTRDTPNPAQGRFVRDDKGELTGRLEEGPAYGPFLKVAPMPNAAQMVASIRKLFDRASAVGCTSLHDAGIGTSGVHDLDIVNAAMRDDPPVRYSGFLTSDRMDGWVERGIKPGAGTDRFRLHGIKFWSDGSNQARTGYQREPYLNSTSRGALNYTAEQLIEGVQRAHDLGWQVAIHANGDAAIDTTLDVYEHVLKRSPRTDHRHRIEHCSVLHPEQIQRMAKLGVSPSFLIGHVHYWGKAFRDNILGPQRAQFYAPCASALRGGLRISLHSDYNVTPIEPIRYMDNAVNRTMRDGGGVLNPAERITVAQALRAVTIDAAWQCQMDQIVGSLETGKYADLVIVDKDPLQMAQEEIGKLKVMETWSEGRRRFAA encoded by the coding sequence ATGTGCTTCTACTGCAGTCCTGGTGGTGCAGCAGTCCTGCTCGCGCGCGCGTCGCGCCGAGACTTCCTGACGGGCGCGCTGGCGCTCGGTGCAATGTCCACCTTCGGATTCCCGTCGGCATACGCCGAGAACCCCCCGGCTACGTCTCCTTCGACATCTCCCTACGCGCAATTCATCTTCACCAACGGGCCGATCTACACCATGGCCAGCGGCTCGCCAACGGCCAAGGCCCTGGCCGTGCGCGATGGCCGCATCGTTGCCGTTGGCTCGATGGATGCGGTCGCGCAGTTCCGTGGCCCGGACACGCAAACCATCGACCTCGGTGGACGCACGCTGCTGCCGGGATTTGTCGAACCACACATGCACTCCGCATTGGCCGTGCTCGACGCATGGCTCGACGTGGGCCCGTTCACCACCACGTCGATTGACCAGGCACTCGAGAAGATCCGCGCCGAGGCGGCAAAGTCCAAACCGGGCGAGTGGGTCCGCGCCCAGGCGCTCGATCCCTCGCTGATGCCCGGCGCACCCGTCACGCGACAACGGCTCGATGCCGTGGCGCCCAACAATCCGGTCTTCATCCTGGAATCGAACGGACATATTGCCTACGTCAACAGCGCGGCCCTGAAGCTCGCCAACGTCACGCGCGATACGCCGAACCCGGCCCAGGGCCGCTTTGTCCGCGACGACAAGGGCGAACTAACCGGCCGGCTCGAGGAAGGCCCCGCATACGGCCCCTTTCTGAAAGTCGCCCCGATGCCCAACGCCGCGCAAATGGTGGCCAGCATTCGCAAGCTGTTCGACCGCGCCAGCGCCGTGGGCTGTACCAGCCTGCACGATGCCGGCATTGGCACCAGCGGCGTGCATGACCTCGATATCGTCAACGCCGCCATGCGCGACGATCCTCCTGTCCGCTATTCGGGCTTCCTGACGTCCGACCGGATGGATGGCTGGGTAGAGCGAGGCATCAAGCCGGGCGCCGGCACAGATCGCTTCCGGCTACACGGCATCAAGTTCTGGTCCGACGGCTCCAACCAGGCCCGCACCGGATACCAGCGCGAGCCATACCTCAACTCCACCAGCCGTGGCGCGCTGAATTACACCGCCGAGCAACTGATCGAGGGCGTACAACGCGCGCACGACCTCGGCTGGCAAGTCGCCATCCACGCCAACGGCGACGCCGCCATCGACACCACGCTGGACGTCTACGAACACGTGCTGAAACGCTCACCACGCACGGATCATCGACACCGCATCGAACACTGCAGCGTCCTGCACCCCGAGCAGATTCAGCGAATGGCAAAGCTCGGCGTGTCGCCGTCATTCCTGATCGGACACGTGCACTACTGGGGCAAGGCATTCCGCGACAACATCCTCGGCCCCCAGCGCGCCCAGTTCTACGCCCCCTGCGCATCGGCACTGCGCGGCGGCCTGCGCATCTCGCTCCACTCCGACTACAACGTGACGCCGATCGAACCGATCCGTTACATGGACAACGCCGTCAACCGCACCATGCGCGACGGCGGTGGCGTGCTCAACCCAGCGGAGCGCATTACCGTGGCGCAGGCACTGCGGGCGGTGACGATCGACGCGGCGTGGCAATGCCAGATGGACCAGATCGTTGGCAGCCTGGAGACCGGGAAGTATGCGGATCTGGTGATTGTGGATAAGGACCCGCTCCAGATGGCGCAGGAGGAGATTGGTAAGTTGAAGGTGATGGAGACTTGGTCGGAGGGACGGAGGCGGTTTGCGGCTTGA
- a CDS encoding AraC family transcriptional regulator produces the protein MAGGQFQIFRCHVAGTQAVQADSRHAFGRHTHDQFGIGVIGKGAQRSASGQGIVEAGPGDTITVNPGEVHDGMPIGDAGRAWQMLYFDPPVVADAILDVTEGRTRSFEFAHPVMRDVRLAQRFLTLFTAMTAAHAEHASVLREELLLTLLADTMHGQTRSDTRGPGFAEIALARRRIDDDSAAPLTLGELANECRLSRFQFIRAFSRATGMTPHAYMIQRRIIAARHLIARRMSLADAAAASGFADQSHMTRIFVRTYGISPSMYARACGAS, from the coding sequence ATGGCCGGAGGCCAGTTCCAGATATTCCGCTGTCATGTTGCCGGCACACAGGCTGTGCAGGCCGACTCGCGCCACGCGTTCGGTCGGCATACGCATGATCAGTTCGGCATCGGTGTGATCGGCAAGGGCGCGCAAAGATCGGCCAGCGGGCAGGGGATCGTGGAGGCCGGCCCCGGCGACACGATCACGGTCAACCCTGGCGAAGTGCACGACGGCATGCCGATCGGCGATGCCGGCCGTGCCTGGCAGATGCTCTATTTCGATCCACCCGTGGTCGCCGACGCGATCCTGGACGTGACGGAAGGGCGGACGCGGAGCTTCGAGTTCGCCCACCCAGTCATGCGCGATGTGCGGCTCGCGCAACGCTTCCTGACACTGTTCACCGCCATGACGGCCGCGCACGCGGAACATGCCTCGGTGCTGCGCGAGGAATTGCTGCTCACCTTGCTGGCCGACACGATGCATGGGCAGACCCGCTCGGACACACGCGGCCCGGGCTTCGCAGAGATCGCACTGGCGCGACGTCGCATCGACGACGATTCAGCCGCGCCGCTCACGCTCGGCGAACTGGCCAACGAGTGCCGCCTGAGCCGCTTCCAGTTCATCCGCGCGTTCTCGCGGGCGACTGGCATGACACCACACGCCTACATGATCCAGCGCCGCATCATCGCCGCACGGCATCTGATCGCGCGCCGCATGTCGCTCGCGGACGCTGCCGCAGCGAGCGGCTTCGCCGACCAGAGCCATATGACGCGCATCTTTGTTCGCACGTACGGCATTTCGCCCAGCATGTACGCGCGTGCCTGCGGCGCATCGTAG
- a CDS encoding DMT family transporter — protein sequence MSRRMHGYLYLTLAMITVGSTVVASKIVAAGLPPFTATALRFAIALPLFLVLMRVTRITWPILAPREWGLLLVQAGAGSVGYTTLLILGLRHASATDAGVIIGTLPVVSAAIAIMVLGERPRRAVLLAIALAAAGVLTIVFRNDAGSAHSLLGSLLIFGAVGCEGVFILLNKRIQTPIAPLALSTIMAVFGLAVAVIPAGFEMPWMHALSGNAVAAVAYYALIPTVGGFLLWYAGAARVSGAEAALFTAVAPVSAVVLAAALLGEQIGQSQIIGIGCVLVAVFSLGMSQSADMTDSAMADAEGDATSHR from the coding sequence ATGTCCAGACGAATGCACGGCTATCTCTATTTGACGCTGGCGATGATTACGGTCGGCAGCACCGTGGTGGCCAGCAAGATCGTGGCCGCGGGCCTGCCACCGTTCACTGCAACGGCGCTTCGCTTCGCCATCGCGCTTCCGCTGTTTCTCGTGCTGATGCGCGTGACCCGAATAACCTGGCCAATCCTGGCGCCGAGGGAATGGGGCCTGCTGCTGGTGCAGGCAGGCGCTGGAAGCGTCGGCTATACGACGCTGCTGATCCTGGGGCTCCGACATGCCTCTGCCACCGACGCGGGCGTGATCATTGGCACGCTGCCAGTGGTCTCCGCGGCAATCGCCATCATGGTGCTTGGCGAGCGGCCGCGACGCGCCGTGTTGCTGGCCATCGCATTGGCGGCTGCCGGTGTCCTGACCATCGTATTCCGCAACGACGCTGGCAGCGCGCACTCGTTGCTCGGCAGCTTGCTGATCTTCGGCGCCGTGGGCTGCGAGGGTGTCTTCATCCTGCTCAACAAGCGGATCCAGACACCGATCGCGCCGCTTGCGCTCTCGACCATCATGGCGGTGTTCGGACTCGCGGTGGCGGTGATACCGGCCGGCTTCGAGATGCCGTGGATGCACGCGCTCTCCGGCAACGCGGTCGCCGCCGTCGCGTACTACGCGCTGATTCCAACCGTGGGGGGCTTCCTGCTCTGGTACGCCGGCGCGGCCCGAGTGAGCGGTGCAGAGGCGGCGCTGTTCACTGCGGTGGCACCGGTATCAGCGGTGGTGCTCGCTGCCGCGCTGCTCGGCGAACAGATCGGCCAGAGCCAGATCATCGGCATCGGTTGCGTGCTGGTCGCGGTGTTCAGCCTTGGGATGTCTCAGTCTGCTGACATGACCGATAGTGCGATGGCAGATGCCGAAGGCGATGCCACTTCGCACCGATAG
- the dnaA gene encoding chromosomal replication initiator protein DnaA gives MQDFWQAAAAQLERELTPQQFKTWIKPLAPVAFDEEAHALRIAAPNRFKLDWVKSQFSGRITALACEYWETQVSVHFVLDPAASGRAAAYTQQAMQQGQDAPAAMGTAMGAGHAPYPGMAGMAGGQSYGPAGAQVPGAHPNQMAGYPDYPSQSNGAPAGYGGAAGGQTPYSQSQQSAQGRGAAPTGHPLQGNSAAHLPDMGEIDVAQMDPAEASARSYRVPSPQPAAPAGAQQQSDTVHERSRLNPILTFDNFVTGKANQLARAAAIQVANNPGKSYNPLYLYGGVGLGKTHLIHAIGNFMLMENPRARIRYIHAEQYVSDVVKAYQRKAFDEFKRYYHSLDLLLIDDIQFFSGKNRTQEEFFYAFEALIANRAQVIITSDTYPKEITGIDDRLISRFDSGLTVAIEPPELEMRVAILMKKAAAENVSVPEEVAFFVAKHLRSNVRELEGALRKILAFSNFHGKDITIDVTREALKDLLTVQNRQISVENIQKTCADFYNIKVADMYSKKRPANIARPRQIAMYLAKELTQKSLPEIGELFGGRDHTTVLHAVRKIAEERSKDAQLNHELHVLEQTLKG, from the coding sequence ATGCAAGATTTCTGGCAGGCAGCAGCCGCGCAACTCGAGCGCGAACTGACGCCGCAACAGTTCAAGACCTGGATCAAGCCGTTGGCGCCCGTGGCCTTCGACGAGGAAGCGCATGCGCTGCGGATTGCCGCGCCCAATCGCTTCAAGCTTGACTGGGTCAAGAGCCAATTTTCGGGTCGGATCACGGCCCTTGCGTGCGAGTACTGGGAAACGCAGGTTAGCGTTCACTTCGTGCTCGACCCCGCTGCATCGGGGCGCGCGGCCGCATATACCCAGCAAGCAATGCAACAGGGCCAGGATGCGCCCGCTGCAATGGGTACGGCCATGGGCGCAGGCCATGCGCCTTATCCGGGCATGGCTGGCATGGCCGGAGGCCAATCCTACGGGCCGGCTGGCGCGCAGGTTCCCGGCGCGCATCCGAACCAGATGGCTGGATATCCCGACTATCCCAGCCAGTCCAATGGCGCGCCCGCTGGCTATGGCGGCGCGGCGGGTGGACAAACGCCCTATTCCCAGTCGCAGCAGTCCGCGCAGGGACGCGGCGCGGCACCCACCGGGCATCCGCTTCAGGGCAATTCGGCCGCGCATTTGCCGGACATGGGCGAGATCGACGTGGCCCAGATGGACCCGGCCGAAGCCAGCGCCCGCTCCTATCGCGTGCCGTCGCCGCAGCCGGCAGCGCCGGCCGGGGCGCAGCAGCAGAGCGACACGGTGCACGAGCGCTCGCGCCTGAACCCGATCCTGACGTTCGACAACTTCGTCACCGGCAAGGCCAACCAGCTCGCGCGTGCCGCGGCGATCCAGGTGGCCAACAACCCGGGCAAGTCGTACAACCCGCTCTACCTGTACGGCGGCGTTGGCCTCGGCAAGACTCACCTGATTCACGCGATTGGCAACTTCATGCTGATGGAGAACCCGCGCGCGCGCATCCGGTACATCCATGCGGAGCAGTACGTTTCCGACGTGGTGAAGGCCTACCAGCGCAAGGCGTTCGACGAGTTCAAGCGCTATTACCACTCGCTGGACCTGCTGCTGATCGATGATATTCAGTTCTTCTCCGGCAAGAACCGCACGCAGGAAGAATTCTTCTACGCATTCGAGGCGCTGATCGCCAATCGCGCCCAGGTGATCATCACCAGTGATACCTATCCGAAGGAGATCACCGGCATCGACGACCGGCTGATTTCGCGTTTCGACTCCGGCCTGACTGTGGCGATCGAGCCGCCCGAGCTGGAGATGCGCGTCGCCATTCTGATGAAGAAGGCCGCCGCCGAGAACGTGAGCGTGCCCGAGGAAGTGGCCTTCTTCGTGGCCAAGCACCTGCGGTCGAACGTGCGCGAGCTGGAAGGCGCGCTGCGCAAGATCCTGGCGTTCTCGAACTTCCATGGCAAGGACATCACGATCGATGTCACGCGTGAAGCGCTGAAGGACCTGCTGACCGTGCAGAATCGCCAGATCTCCGTGGAGAACATCCAGAAGACCTGCGCAGATTTCTACAACATCAAGGTCGCGGACATGTATTCCAAGAAGCGGCCCGCCAATATCGCGCGGCCGCGCCAGATCGCGATGTATCTGGCGAAGGAACTGACGCAGAAGAGTCTGCCGGAGATCGGCGAGTTGTTCGGCGGGCGCGATCACACCACGGTGCTTCACGCCGTGCGCAAGATTGCCGAAGAGCGTAGCAAGGACGCGCAGCTCAATCACGAGTTGCACGTGCTGGAACAGACGCTCAAGGGCTGA
- the dnaN gene encoding DNA polymerase III subunit beta produces the protein MQLVKTSRDNLLRPLQIVSGIVERRHTLPILANLLIRKSGSNVSFLSTDIEIQITTHAECGVGSDSVATTVAARKLLDILRAMPDGDVALSLNDKRMTVQSGKSRFALQTLAAEEFPTVAEAAEFNASVSLPQKTFKHLLAMVHFAMAQQDIRYYLNGMLLVVDGKKVMAVATDGHRLAYCGVELENEATGVGSRQEVIIPRKTILELQRLLEDTDDPVQVQLAANQVKFTFANIELISKLVEGKFPDFQRVIPKGYKNAFAIDRVQLQQALQRTAILTTDKFKGVRCILDTHVLKISSTNADQEEAQEELELDYSGDALDIGFNVTYLLDVLANLKSEQVQVSLGDSNSSALITVPEDDNFKYVVMPMRI, from the coding sequence ATGCAATTGGTCAAAACCTCGCGAGACAATCTGCTGCGTCCGCTGCAAATCGTGAGCGGCATCGTGGAGCGCCGCCACACCCTCCCGATCCTGGCCAACCTGCTGATTCGCAAGTCCGGCTCGAACGTATCCTTCCTCTCGACCGACATCGAGATCCAGATCACGACCCATGCCGAATGCGGTGTCGGTAGCGACAGCGTGGCGACCACCGTGGCCGCGCGCAAGCTGCTGGACATCCTGCGCGCGATGCCTGACGGCGACGTGGCGCTGTCGCTGAACGACAAGCGCATGACCGTGCAGTCGGGCAAGAGCAGGTTTGCGCTGCAGACGCTGGCCGCGGAAGAATTCCCGACCGTTGCCGAAGCCGCCGAATTCAACGCCAGCGTGAGCCTGCCGCAGAAGACGTTCAAGCATCTGCTGGCGATGGTCCACTTCGCCATGGCGCAGCAGGACATCCGTTACTACCTGAACGGGATGCTGCTGGTGGTCGATGGCAAGAAGGTCATGGCCGTGGCGACCGACGGTCACCGCCTGGCGTACTGCGGCGTGGAGCTCGAGAATGAAGCGACCGGCGTCGGTTCGCGCCAGGAAGTGATCATCCCGCGCAAGACCATCCTGGAACTGCAACGCCTGCTGGAAGACACCGATGATCCCGTGCAGGTGCAACTGGCCGCCAATCAGGTCAAGTTCACCTTCGCCAATATCGAACTGATCAGCAAGCTGGTGGAAGGCAAGTTCCCGGACTTCCAGCGCGTGATCCCGAAGGGCTACAAGAACGCGTTTGCGATCGACCGCGTGCAACTGCAACAGGCGCTGCAACGCACGGCGATTCTGACTACCGACAAGTTCAAGGGCGTGCGTTGCATTCTCGATACGCACGTGCTGAAGATCAGCTCCACCAACGCCGATCAGGAAGAGGCGCAGGAAGAGCTGGAACTCGATTATTCGGGCGATGCGCTCGATATCGGCTTTAACGTGACCTATCTGCTCGATGTGCTCGCCAACCTGAAGAGCGAGCAGGTGCAGGTCAGCCTCGGCGACTCCAATTCGAGCGCGCTGATTACGGTGCCGGAAGACGACAACTTCAAGTATGTCGTCATGCCGATGCGCATTTGA
- the gyrB gene encoding DNA topoisomerase (ATP-hydrolyzing) subunit B, whose protein sequence is MTDQQKPQQENSYGASSIQILEGLEAVRKRPGMYIGDTSDGTGLHHLVFEVLDNSIDEALAGYCTEIQVTIHSDNSISIVDNGRGIPPAVKFDDKHEPKRSAAEIAMTELHAGGKFNQNSYKVSGGLHGVGVSCVNALSKWLRLTVRRDGQVNLIEFAKGEVQNRVIETVTGPDGQPVEVSPMKVIGATDKRGTEVHFLADEEIFTNVEFHYEVLSKRIRELSFLNNGVHIKLVDQRTGKEEDFAFSGGVKGFVEYINRSKTTLHPNIFYANAEKDGISVEVAMQWNDGYNEQVLCFTNNIPQRDGGTHLTGLRAAMTRVINKYIEENEVAKKAKVETSGDDMREGLACVLSVKVPEPKFSSQTKDKLVSSEVRLPVEELVGKALTDFLLETPNDAKIICGKIVDAARAREAARKAREMTRRKGVMDGMGLPGKLADCQEKDPAMSELFLVEGDSAGGSAKQGRDRKFQAILPLKGKILNVERARFDKMLSSQEVLTLITALGTGIGKEDYNLEKLRYHRIIIMTDADVDGSHIRTLLLTFFYRQMPDIIERGYVYIAQPPLYKIKHGKEERYIKDDNELNAYMLKLAMEKASLSRPDGSEINGEALTELARQYQLAEGVIGRLSRIVDVDALRAIADGVALDLDNAAAAEASAVALKAKLAEMHAKTLLGAAVNDDGTADVYAQFDEKTDKHRLMIARRHHGNVRLSHVDADFVHGADYAALARAATTFQGLIPDGTKVRRGEGEKMREQTVADFHQAMQWLLSEAERGVSRQRYKGLGEMNPEQLFETTLDVTQRRLLRVQIEDAIAADQIFTTLMGDEVEPRRNFIESNALVARNIDV, encoded by the coding sequence ATGACCGATCAGCAGAAACCGCAGCAGGAAAACTCTTACGGCGCCTCTTCGATCCAGATCCTGGAAGGCCTGGAGGCGGTACGCAAGCGTCCCGGCATGTACATCGGCGATACGTCCGACGGCACCGGCTTGCACCACCTCGTGTTCGAGGTACTCGACAACTCGATCGACGAAGCCCTGGCCGGTTATTGCACCGAGATCCAGGTCACGATCCACAGCGACAACTCGATCTCGATCGTCGACAACGGCCGCGGCATTCCGCCGGCCGTGAAGTTCGACGACAAGCACGAGCCGAAGCGCAGCGCGGCGGAAATCGCCATGACCGAACTGCACGCCGGCGGCAAGTTCAACCAGAACAGCTACAAGGTTTCGGGCGGCCTGCATGGCGTGGGCGTGTCCTGCGTGAACGCGCTGTCGAAGTGGCTGCGCCTGACCGTGCGCCGCGATGGCCAGGTCAACCTGATCGAGTTCGCGAAGGGTGAAGTACAGAACCGCGTTATCGAGACGGTGACCGGCCCGGACGGCCAGCCCGTTGAAGTGTCGCCGATGAAGGTCATCGGTGCGACCGACAAGCGCGGCACCGAAGTGCACTTCCTGGCCGACGAGGAAATCTTCACGAACGTCGAGTTCCACTACGAAGTGCTGTCCAAGCGCATCCGCGAACTCTCGTTCCTGAACAACGGCGTGCATATCAAGCTGGTGGACCAGCGCACGGGCAAGGAAGAGGACTTCGCGTTCTCCGGTGGCGTGAAGGGTTTCGTCGAGTACATCAACCGCTCGAAGACCACGCTGCACCCGAACATTTTCTACGCGAACGCCGAGAAGGATGGCATCAGCGTGGAAGTGGCCATGCAGTGGAACGATGGCTACAACGAGCAGGTGCTCTGCTTCACGAACAACATTCCGCAGCGTGACGGCGGTACCCACCTGACCGGCTTGCGCGCGGCGATGACCCGTGTCATCAACAAGTACATCGAAGAAAACGAGGTCGCCAAGAAGGCGAAGGTCGAAACCTCCGGCGACGACATGCGCGAAGGCCTGGCCTGCGTGCTGTCCGTGAAGGTACCCGAGCCGAAGTTCAGCTCGCAGACCAAGGACAAGCTCGTTTCCTCCGAAGTGCGCCTGCCTGTGGAAGAGCTCGTCGGCAAGGCGCTGACCGACTTCCTGCTGGAAACGCCGAACGACGCCAAGATCATCTGCGGCAAGATCGTCGATGCGGCCCGCGCCCGCGAAGCCGCGCGCAAGGCCCGCGAAATGACGCGCCGCAAGGGCGTCATGGACGGCATGGGCCTGCCCGGCAAGCTCGCGGACTGCCAGGAGAAGGATCCGGCGATGTCCGAGCTGTTCCTCGTCGAGGGTGACTCCGCAGGCGGCTCCGCCAAGCAGGGCCGCGACCGCAAGTTCCAGGCGATCCTGCCGCTCAAGGGCAAGATCCTGAACGTGGAACGCGCGCGCTTCGACAAGATGCTGTCGAGCCAGGAAGTGCTGACGCTGATCACGGCACTGGGCACCGGCATCGGCAAGGAGGACTACAACCTCGAGAAGCTGCGCTACCACCGCATCATCATCATGACCGATGCGGACGTGGACGGCTCGCACATCCGCACACTGCTGCTGACGTTCTTCTATCGCCAGATGCCGGACATCATCGAGCGCGGCTACGTGTACATCGCCCAGCCGCCGCTCTACAAGATCAAGCACGGCAAGGAAGAGCGCTACATCAAGGACGACAACGAGCTGAACGCCTACATGCTGAAGCTGGCAATGGAAAAGGCTTCGCTCAGCCGCCCGGATGGCAGCGAGATCAACGGTGAAGCCCTGACCGAACTGGCACGCCAGTACCAGCTCGCCGAAGGCGTGATCGGCCGCCTGTCGCGCATCGTCGATGTGGACGCGCTACGCGCGATCGCCGACGGCGTGGCGCTCGACCTCGACAACGCCGCCGCAGCCGAAGCCTCGGCCGTGGCGCTGAAGGCCAAGCTCGCCGAGATGCACGCCAAGACGCTGCTCGGCGCCGCGGTCAACGACGACGGCACCGCCGACGTCTATGCCCAGTTCGACGAGAAGACCGACAAGCACCGCCTGATGATCGCGCGTCGCCATCATGGCAACGTGCGTCTGTCACACGTGGATGCGGACTTCGTCCACGGCGCCGACTACGCGGCACTCGCCCGCGCGGCCACGACCTTCCAGGGCCTGATCCCGGACGGCACCAAGGTTCGCCGCGGCGAAGGCGAGAAGATGCGCGAACAGACCGTCGCAGACTTCCACCAGGCCATGCAGTGGCTACTCTCCGAAGCCGAACGCGGCGTCTCGCGCCAGCGCTACAAGGGCCTGGGCGAAATGAACCCCGAGCAGCTCTTCGAAACCACGCTCGACGTCACGCAGCGCCGCCTGCTGAGGGTCCAGATCGAAGACGCCATCGCCGCCGACCAGATCTTCACGACACTGATGGGCGACGAGGTGGAACCGCGCCGGAACTTTATCGAGTCGAATGCGCTGGTGGCTCGGAATATTGATGTTTGA